The Raphanus sativus cultivar WK10039 chromosome 6, ASM80110v3, whole genome shotgun sequence sequence GAAGCCGCAGAGTCGTTGAATTAGGCGCAtgtgttttagttatattatccCTTGTCGGTGAGTAAGTGTTCACTGCTTATTTTAACTATATGATTTGATGATTAAAGAGAACTGAAagtaattttgatatatattctCTGGTAAAGTTGGAGGGTTTATAGCATCGATACCTCAAGTGATGGTTGCTGCTCTTCTCTGCTTCATGTGGGCGTTTACAGCTTTAGGTCTTTCAAACTTACGTTATAGTGAAGCTGGAAGCTCGAGGAATATCATCATTGTCGGGTTATCGttgttcttttctctctctgtcCCAGCTTACTTCCAGCAGTACGGCATTTCTCCGAACTCGAACCTCTCTGTTCCAAATTACTACCAACCTTACATTGTCAGTCGCGGACCCAGGATTAGTTTTTACCTGGGTCAAACcatgaaaaaaaagtttaaaatgtcaACTGTGGGATTTGAAACTGGGTTTAGGAGTGTCATCTAGAGCATTTTACCAACAAACCTAGTGATATTTCTTTGTTCATCCATACAAAACTAAGATTTATCCATATTTAAGGTGTGTCATGTGACACCCTTTCTTCTCAAGTGGGTCCGCCACTGTACATTGTTGCTTCTCATGGACCCTTCGAAAGTCAACATAAAGGGGTATGCTACGCTTTGCCTTCAACATTCAACTTTAGAAGAAAAGGTCCCGAGCTTGTGGGAATGTTTTTTGGCAGGTGAACTATGTAGTGAACACGCTCTTATCGACGATGAACATGGTGATTGCGTTTATCATGGCTGTGATTTTGGATAATACTGTTCCTGGGAGCAAGCAAGAACGAGGGGTTTATGTTTGGCCTGATAGTGAGACTGTAACGAGAGAACCAGCACTTGCTAAAGACTATGAGCTGCCGTTTAGGGTTGGGAGGTTTTTCAGATGGGTCAAATGGGTTGGCATTTGAAAGAATTGACACAATGGCAAAAGTGGTGTATATAGGTCAGATTAAGGattattctcttttcttttgttttttctttcctctgttatttttttttctcttagttttatatatatactaggattggcccgccctacgggcgggatatcaaattcaaaaattacATAACATATCAATTAGTTATAAtggatattttcaaatttagcTTACTTGAAAATGAAATTGGTCTTGGTATTTCCTTGTGTAGATTTTGTTATTAAGATCAAAACCAccatagattttttatttaggcAGTTACATTATCACCAGACCACattcaaaactgaaaaatacctatttttgtaaaaaactTTGAAGCATATGAACCAATTCTAATTTTTTGTAGGGATTAGAGTATACTTAAAATTTCTCATAATTTATA is a genomic window containing:
- the LOC108835822 gene encoding nucleobase-ascorbate transporter 12-like, which codes for MVAALLCFMWAFTALGLSNLRYSEAGSSRNIIIVGLSLFFSLSVPAYFQQYGISPNSNLSVPNYYQPYIVASHGPFESQHKGVNYVVNTLLSTMNMVIAFIMAVILDNTVPGSKQERGVYVWPDSETVTREPALAKDYELPFRVGRFFRWVKWVGI